The following nucleotide sequence is from Caldicellulosiruptor saccharolyticus DSM 8903.
TGTTTTGAATTCTAAGTTGAGATATCGTAATAAAAAGATAGCAGAGTTTCAGGAAAAACTGTCAAAGTGTCAGAAGAACTCTCAAAGATATAGAAAGTTAACCAGAGCAAAAAGAAGGATATTAACAAAGATTAATCATCAAATCAGAGATGTGTTGGAAAAATACACATCTCATTTGATGGGGTATTGTGTTAAAAACGGGATAGGTATAATTGTGTTAGGTGATTTAAAAGGGATAAGAAACGGTGCAAAACATGGGAAAGTAGCAAATCAGAAAGTTCATCAGTGGATGTTCAAAAAGGTAGCAAAAAGAATAGAGCAAAAAGCTCAGGAGACTTGTCAAGAATTTTGTGTTTCCATTTCATAGCGTATATTGTAGAGCTGTAATATATTGTAACTACATTTTTTAAGAATAGGTACTCCGTTTTTCCACTTGCCCCGACGCAAGTTTTCTCTTTGTAAATATATGTTTATCTCTAAAACTTCTACAGATTGAAAATAACCACCGGAGTTTATTCTTATCTTTTCAATCATACTGTTTACGCTTTCTACAGCATTAGTAGTATAAATGTACTTTCTTAAATCTTCAGGATACCTCATATGTGCAAGATAGAACTCTGCTTTTTCGCAAATACCTTTTATGAATCGAGGATATTTTGAGGAGTATTGCTCACAAAGAAGTTTGAACTTTGAAATAGCTTCGTCAAAATCAGCAGAGGAAGTTCTTAGTTTATCAAGCTCTTTGTTGAAAACGGAAGCATCATCTTTTGCCATATGTTTTCTGACATTGCGTTGAAGGTGAACAAAACATAGTTGATGGTCGGCAAGGGGATAAGCGAGTCTAACAGCATCGATAATGCCTGGAAAATCATCGCTTACAACTATTAAGACTTTTTTAAGACCTCTTGTAATTAAGTCGTCAAAGACTCTCATCCAATCGGCTTTGTTTTCTTTGCCGAAGAAAGTGTAGATACCGAAGATATCTTTTTTGCCTTCTAAATCAATGCCAAGCACGACATAGCAAGTAGCTTGTTTAACTTTTGAGTTATCTTTAATTTCGCAATGGTAACCGTCAATGATAAGAGCAAAAGCACTTTCAGGAAGTTCTCTTTGTTTGAAAAGTTGAAGCTCGTTTTTAAGATCGTTTTTGATTTTTTCGATTTCGTCTTCAGAATAAGGCAGATTCATGCTTTTAAGAGTTTGGACAAGAGAACTTTCTGAGTAACCATTGGCGACTAAAGACATGAGCAGGTCAGTGTATGAGCTGTCAACCCTTTTGTAGCGGTCAGGGAGAATGGAAGGTCGAAAGTTACCAGAGCGTGTGCGAGGAACAGAAATTTCAAGGCTGCCAACAGGTGTTGCAAGTTTTCTGCCGTAAAAACCATTGCCTTTATCGTTTTCGTTTTTAGCAAGGTAAACAGTTCTTTCTGATAACATAAAGCAATCGAGCAAGTTTTCCAAAAGCTGTTTTAAAGCTGGGCGAGTAGGATCATCTTTGGAGCAATACATATTTAATACTTGCTCGATAGCCATATTTTTAGCGGTTTCAAAAATTTCATTTTTCTCCATAATCGTGAGCCCCCCTTTGGTGATTATTTCAACACTAATTATACAGTGGACACAATTTTATTTTAACTCCCGCAGTTGGCTTTATTTCTGAGGTTGGAGATATAAAGAGGTATGAGGATGCGAGACAGATACAGAAATTGGCGGGACTCAATATAGTTGAGAATAGTTCTGGTAAGTACAAGGGTCAGACGTGTATAAGTAAAAGAGGGCGAG
It contains:
- a CDS encoding IS256-like element ISCsa2 family transposase — protein: MEKNEIFETAKNMAIEQVLNMYCSKDDPTRPALKQLLENLLDCFMLSERTVYLAKNENDKGNGFYGRKLATPVGSLEISVPRTRSGNFRPSILPDRYKRVDSSYTDLLMSLVANGYSESSLVQTLKSMNLPYSEDEIEKIKNDLKNELQLFKQRELPESAFALIIDGYHCEIKDNSKVKQATCYVVLGIDLEGKKDIFGIYTFFGKENKADWMRVFDDLITRGLKKVLIVVSDDFPGIIDAVRLAYPLADHQLCFVHLQRNVRKHMAKDDASVFNKELDKLRTSSADFDEAISKFKLLCEQYSSKYPRFIKGICEKAEFYLAHMRYPEDLRKYIYTTNAVESVNSMIEKIRINSGGYFQSVEVLEINIYLQRENLRRGKWKNGVPILKKCSYNILQLYNIRYEMETQNS